A single region of the Candidatus Protochlamydia amoebophila UWE25 genome encodes:
- a CDS encoding aconitate hydratase yields the protein MSIKINPFNTLQKLSSNHYYYSLPKLEEHISVSIRRLPISIRIMLESMLRHCDGHLVKEEDVLRVVNWNSRMTPEGEIPFIVSRVILQDFTGVPLLVDLAAMRDAVAKLGLDAKIIEPEVPVDLVVDHSVQVDRAGTNDAFLFNLKIEFERNRERYSFLKWGQKAYKTFQVIPPGIGIVHQVNLEHIAEVVVHKKMEGIHWLYPDTLVGTDSHTTMINGLGVVGWGVGGIEAEAAMLGQPIFIQMPEVIGVHLSGGLKDGVTATDLTLYITELLRNEKVVGKFVEFFGEGAASLTVADRATIGNMAPEYGATMGFFAVDDQTLEYLRMTGRDEQHVQLVKEYLTSQQIFGIPRKGDIDFTKILELDLTQIQPCVSGPKRPQDRIDLSNVKAKFDQLLKIPIANGGYGKAEEKPHIKVHSGGVFFLDHRHEWGGTSVFGRMTKEQPWSEFEMLANRPLTPPVVNPGYANHIDEEIILTHGSIVIAAITSCTNTSNPNVMLAAGLLAKKAVEKGLKVNPMIKTSLAPGSRIVTDYLAKSNLQQYLDQLGFQLVAYGCTTCIGNSGPLDEKIEKAIKHFDLITVSVLSGNRNFEARIHGSVKANFLMSPPLVVAYALAGRIDIDLANEPIGYDQNGQPVYLKDLWPSENEIKKTIRQAIEPDMFKLRYSSISQDNPVWDKIITKEGSQYNWESESTYIRQPPYFENFSLELPNLKKLQDMRPLALFGDSVTTDHISPAGSFKPDSPAGKYLMSLGISEKEFNSYGSRRGNHEVMMRGTFANVRLRNRMVDDREGGLTTLMPDGMELPIFDACQAYADREVPLIIFAGKDYGMGSSRDWAAKGTALLGVRVVVARSFERIHRSNLIGMGILPLEFLPEQSWESLGIIGEELFSIKGFEEALKPNQELILEIKSEDKIQLVNLRARLETTIEVEYYRHGGILPYVLRYILNQR from the coding sequence ATGTCTATTAAAATTAATCCTTTTAATACTCTTCAGAAACTGAGCTCAAACCATTATTATTATTCTTTGCCTAAACTTGAGGAACATATTTCGGTTTCTATTCGAAGGCTTCCTATATCTATTCGAATCATGCTGGAATCTATGCTGCGTCATTGTGATGGGCATCTCGTCAAAGAAGAAGATGTTTTAAGAGTGGTAAATTGGAATAGCCGGATGACACCTGAAGGAGAAATTCCATTTATTGTATCTAGAGTTATTTTACAAGATTTTACTGGCGTACCTCTTTTGGTCGATTTAGCGGCCATGAGGGATGCTGTAGCTAAACTCGGATTAGACGCGAAGATCATAGAGCCCGAAGTTCCTGTGGATTTAGTTGTAGATCATTCAGTGCAAGTGGATCGTGCAGGGACTAATGATGCATTTTTATTCAATCTAAAAATTGAGTTCGAAAGAAATCGAGAAAGGTATTCTTTTTTGAAATGGGGACAAAAAGCTTATAAAACTTTTCAAGTGATTCCTCCCGGCATTGGAATTGTTCATCAAGTTAATTTAGAACATATCGCTGAGGTTGTGGTTCATAAAAAAATGGAGGGAATTCATTGGCTTTACCCAGACACTTTAGTGGGAACAGACTCTCACACAACAATGATTAATGGATTGGGAGTTGTTGGGTGGGGAGTAGGAGGAATTGAAGCTGAAGCGGCCATGTTAGGTCAGCCTATATTTATTCAAATGCCAGAAGTTATTGGAGTTCATTTGTCCGGTGGGTTGAAAGATGGAGTTACAGCCACAGATCTAACTTTGTACATTACAGAACTTTTAAGAAACGAGAAAGTGGTTGGAAAATTTGTCGAGTTTTTCGGTGAAGGAGCGGCTAGTTTAACAGTTGCTGATCGAGCAACAATCGGAAATATGGCTCCTGAATATGGTGCAACAATGGGATTTTTCGCTGTCGATGACCAGACCCTAGAGTATTTACGTATGACGGGTCGAGATGAGCAACACGTACAATTAGTTAAAGAATATTTAACTTCGCAGCAAATATTTGGAATTCCGAGAAAAGGGGATATCGATTTTACAAAAATTTTAGAATTAGATTTAACACAAATTCAACCGTGTGTATCAGGACCAAAAAGACCTCAAGATCGGATTGATTTATCAAACGTTAAAGCAAAGTTTGACCAATTACTAAAAATTCCGATTGCAAATGGAGGTTATGGAAAAGCAGAAGAAAAGCCTCATATTAAAGTGCATTCGGGTGGCGTATTTTTCTTAGATCATCGGCACGAATGGGGAGGAACATCTGTTTTTGGTCGCATGACTAAGGAGCAGCCTTGGAGTGAGTTTGAAATGCTCGCTAATAGACCATTAACACCTCCTGTCGTCAATCCGGGTTATGCCAATCATATTGATGAAGAAATCATTTTAACGCATGGTTCGATTGTTATTGCTGCTATTACAAGTTGTACCAATACGAGTAATCCAAATGTGATGTTAGCAGCAGGGCTTTTGGCAAAAAAAGCTGTTGAAAAAGGATTAAAAGTCAATCCGATGATTAAAACTAGTTTGGCTCCAGGTTCGAGAATTGTCACGGATTATTTAGCTAAATCAAATTTACAGCAGTATTTAGATCAATTAGGATTTCAACTGGTGGCTTATGGTTGCACAACCTGTATTGGAAATAGTGGGCCATTGGATGAAAAAATTGAAAAAGCAATTAAACATTTTGATTTGATCACGGTAAGTGTTTTAAGTGGTAACCGAAACTTTGAGGCACGCATTCACGGCTCAGTTAAAGCAAATTTTCTCATGTCTCCGCCTTTAGTAGTGGCCTATGCTCTTGCTGGGCGGATTGATATCGATTTAGCGAATGAACCCATTGGATATGATCAAAATGGCCAACCTGTTTACTTAAAAGATCTTTGGCCTTCTGAAAATGAAATTAAAAAAACTATTCGACAGGCTATTGAACCGGACATGTTTAAGCTTCGTTATTCAAGTATTTCGCAAGACAATCCAGTTTGGGATAAAATTATCACAAAAGAAGGATCGCAGTATAACTGGGAAAGTGAAAGCACATACATTAGACAGCCTCCCTACTTTGAAAATTTTTCTCTGGAATTGCCCAATTTGAAAAAACTACAGGACATGCGCCCGCTTGCTTTATTTGGAGATTCTGTTACAACAGATCATATTTCTCCAGCAGGTAGTTTTAAACCTGATTCTCCGGCTGGAAAATATTTAATGTCTTTGGGTATTTCTGAAAAAGAATTTAATAGCTATGGCAGTAGACGAGGAAATCATGAAGTGATGATGCGAGGGACATTCGCGAATGTTCGATTACGTAATAGAATGGTGGATGATAGAGAAGGGGGCTTGACGACTTTAATGCCGGATGGTATGGAATTGCCCATTTTTGATGCTTGTCAAGCTTACGCAGATAGAGAAGTTCCTTTGATCATTTTTGCAGGTAAAGATTATGGGATGGGAAGTTCTCGCGATTGGGCAGCGAAAGGCACAGCCCTACTTGGCGTTCGCGTTGTTGTTGCTCGAAGTTTTGAACGTATTCACAGAAGTAATCTCATCGGAATGGGAATTTTACCTCTAGAGTTTTTACCTGAGCAAAGTTGGGAAAGCCTAGGAATTATAGGAGAAGAGTTGTTTTCTATTAAAGGATTTGAGGAAGCATTAAAGCCCAATCAAGAATTGATTTTAGAAATTAAGAGCGAAGATAAAATCCAGCTCGTTAATCTCCGAGCTAGATTGGAAACGACTATTGAAGTTGAATATTATAGACATGGAGGAATACTCCCTTATGTACTGCGCTATATTTTAAATCAACGATAA
- a CDS encoding queuosine precursor transporter has protein sequence MRYQSPLTSFDYYSPICAVFCLVTVLSNILSAKMVFLPLFQLNIPAGLLTYPLTFLLSDLITELLGAKKAKEMIYTGLGINILSFGLIEVVLLLPTSIGNDQGAFKEILGLSGLRIFSSLTAYLIAQIIGIQVYALIKKFTGSRFLWLRSNGAACISQLLDSIVIDMLYFYWGLGMPISYILPIIFFSFAYKTFFNFSTTPVFYFIVYLFKTVWQGENLKRNKKEYLIKDTS, from the coding sequence ATGCGCTATCAAAGCCCCCTCACTTCTTTTGACTACTATTCCCCCATTTGTGCCGTTTTTTGCTTGGTCACTGTATTATCCAATATTCTTTCCGCAAAAATGGTTTTTCTGCCTCTCTTTCAGTTAAATATCCCGGCAGGATTATTGACCTATCCTTTGACTTTTCTATTGAGCGATTTGATTACAGAGCTGCTTGGCGCTAAAAAAGCAAAAGAGATGATTTATACTGGATTGGGAATAAATATTCTAAGTTTTGGCTTAATCGAAGTAGTGCTTTTATTACCCACTTCTATTGGAAATGACCAAGGAGCTTTTAAAGAAATCCTTGGATTAAGTGGTCTGAGAATTTTTTCTTCTTTAACAGCCTACCTAATCGCTCAAATTATCGGAATTCAAGTTTATGCTTTAATAAAAAAATTCACAGGTTCTCGTTTTCTTTGGCTACGCAGTAATGGAGCGGCTTGCATTTCTCAGTTGCTTGACTCAATTGTCATTGATATGCTTTATTTTTATTGGGGTCTAGGCATGCCAATATCCTATATTTTACCAATTATTTTCTTTTCATTTGCTTATAAAACTTTTTTTAATTTTTCGACAACACCTGTTTTTTATTTTATTGTTTATCTTTTCAAAACAGTTTGGCAGGGAGAAAATTTAAAAAGAAATAAAAAAGAATATCTCATTAAGGACACATCATGA
- a CDS encoding transposase: MPASNVPLPIVSLKSHAKRGKTTVGWCFGFKLHLVINHHAEIVAFKLTTGNIDDRKPVPEMVEGMKGKAFADRGDISEKLTHTLMQKGIHLFTKVKKKMKNKLIPLVDKLMLKKRAMIESVNHLLKSSR; encoded by the coding sequence TTGCCCGCGTCAAACGTGCCTCTTCCCATCGTGTCTTTAAAGAGCCACGCTAAGAGGGGAAAAACAACCGTCGGCTGGTGCTTTGGGTTTAAGCTCCATCTCGTGATTAATCATCATGCAGAAATTGTCGCATTTAAGTTGACAACTGGCAATATTGATGATCGCAAACCCGTTCCAGAAATGGTAGAAGGGATGAAAGGAAAAGCATTCGCAGATAGAGGAGATATTTCAGAAAAACTGACTCATACTCTCATGCAAAAGGGAATTCATCTTTTCACAAAAGTAAAGAAGAAGATGAAAAATAAATTGATCCCGTTAGTGGATAAACTCATGCTAAAAAAGAGGGCTATGATTGAAAGTGTGAATCATCTGTTGAAAAGTAGCCGTTAG
- a CDS encoding ABC transporter ATP-binding protein, whose translation MVEGIVFEHVSKKFADSIALNDVSFAINKGEFFSLLGPSGCGKTTLLRILAGFEKPDQGRILLDGQDITKLPANKRPINTVFQNYALFPHLTIWENIAFGLRIAQRSETEIKREVEQMLGLIQMKEHGHKKPDQISGGQKQRVAIARALVNHPRILLLDEPLAALDLKLRQKMLLDLDRIHDEVGITFIFVTHDQSEAMAVSDRIAVLHKGSLEQIGNPIEIYEMPKSSFVADFIGDTNFFDGWVKETAQKEYSLVDVEGFPQIYCFNDKQLSKGDAVHLSVRPEKIHISREQIQAHPLQNVFQGIVDDVIYKGDHTHFGIQVGDRKISVNQQHSRFLLDEAPIKWKDVVWIWWHSDDGFILERCQKLENNNE comes from the coding sequence ATGGTAGAAGGCATCGTTTTTGAACATGTTTCAAAAAAATTTGCAGATAGTATAGCCCTGAATGATGTGTCATTTGCTATTAATAAAGGAGAGTTTTTTTCTCTTCTAGGCCCTAGTGGATGTGGAAAAACAACACTATTAAGGATTTTGGCAGGATTTGAAAAACCTGATCAAGGAAGGATTTTACTTGACGGGCAAGACATCACTAAACTCCCTGCGAATAAACGACCTATCAACACCGTTTTTCAAAACTATGCTTTATTTCCTCATTTAACGATTTGGGAAAATATCGCTTTTGGCCTTCGCATCGCTCAGCGTTCTGAAACAGAAATCAAACGAGAAGTCGAGCAGATGCTGGGTTTAATTCAGATGAAAGAACACGGACATAAAAAGCCTGATCAAATTAGCGGGGGGCAAAAGCAACGTGTAGCTATTGCAAGAGCTTTAGTCAACCATCCTCGCATTTTATTACTAGATGAACCCTTAGCGGCATTGGATTTAAAATTACGCCAAAAAATGCTCTTAGATTTAGATCGTATTCATGATGAAGTGGGAATCACATTTATTTTTGTTACTCATGATCAAAGCGAGGCTATGGCTGTTAGTGATCGCATTGCTGTTTTACATAAAGGGAGTTTAGAGCAAATTGGAAATCCTATAGAAATTTATGAAATGCCCAAAAGTAGTTTTGTGGCAGATTTTATTGGTGACACCAATTTTTTTGATGGTTGGGTAAAAGAGACGGCTCAAAAGGAATACAGTCTTGTTGATGTAGAAGGATTTCCTCAAATTTATTGTTTTAATGATAAACAACTATCGAAAGGAGATGCTGTTCATCTTAGTGTAAGGCCAGAAAAAATTCATATCTCTCGCGAACAAATTCAGGCCCATCCTCTCCAAAATGTTTTTCAGGGGATTGTCGATGATGTCATTTACAAAGGGGATCATACTCATTTTGGTATTCAAGTCGGAGATCGAAAAATTTCTGTCAATCAACAACACAGTCGTTTCCTTCTCGATGAAGCCCCCATTAAATGGAAAGATGTAGTGTGGATTTGGTGGCATTCAGATGATGGATTTATCTTGGAGCGATGCCAAAAGCTCGAGAATAACAATGAATAG
- a CDS encoding ABC transporter permease, producing MNSKTKNEWVLTLPSFIWLLVFFLIPTCIIYAYALKPNNIYGGVGEGWSLEAIKDLINPNYYVLLFRTIFLGIATTLFCLLLALPVGYQMTLISKRARRLLMLMLVLPFWSSFLIRIFAWKMLLHPEGYIKNFLVSIHLIDADTSLLYNLGSVILVMVYTYLPFAVFPIYAAASKFNFQLFEAAMDLGATKNQAFFKVFIPGIAKGILTGTMMVFISAVGAYVIPDLVGGFSSEMIGNKIAQRVFVDRHLPQASALSALLSLVIFLPLLAYVFISTRQKKIEVEVRNRE from the coding sequence ATGAATAGCAAAACTAAAAATGAGTGGGTTTTAACCCTACCTTCTTTTATTTGGCTCTTAGTATTTTTTTTGATACCAACCTGTATCATTTATGCTTATGCTTTAAAGCCAAATAATATTTATGGAGGAGTTGGCGAGGGGTGGTCTTTAGAAGCAATTAAAGATTTAATCAATCCTAATTATTACGTTTTACTATTCCGAACGATTTTTTTGGGAATAGCGACGACGCTATTTTGTTTGCTTTTAGCGTTGCCAGTTGGCTACCAGATGACATTGATTTCAAAACGAGCTAGACGTTTGCTCATGCTCATGTTAGTTCTTCCTTTTTGGAGTAGTTTTCTCATTCGGATTTTTGCTTGGAAAATGCTTTTACATCCCGAAGGGTATATTAAAAATTTTCTTGTTTCTATTCACCTGATAGATGCTGATACATCTCTCCTTTATAATCTAGGTTCAGTCATTTTAGTTATGGTTTACACTTATTTACCTTTTGCCGTTTTTCCTATTTATGCAGCAGCTTCCAAATTCAATTTTCAGCTATTTGAAGCTGCTATGGATTTAGGAGCCACAAAAAACCAAGCATTTTTTAAAGTGTTTATTCCTGGAATAGCTAAAGGAATTTTAACAGGAACAATGATGGTTTTCATTTCTGCCGTTGGTGCATATGTAATTCCGGATCTTGTAGGAGGATTTAGCAGTGAAATGATTGGGAATAAAATCGCTCAAAGAGTCTTTGTTGATCGTCATTTACCCCAAGCAAGCGCTCTTTCTGCTCTTTTGTCTTTAGTTATCTTTTTACCACTTTTAGCCTATGTTTTTATTTCTACTCGGCAAAAAAAAATTGAAGTAGAAGTGAGGAACAGAGAATGA
- a CDS encoding ABC transporter permease — translation MKKSPLSFWITVFVLIFLYVPILVLIINSFNDSRFGGQWVGFTYKWYDRLWNEHKMWYALRNSLIVGVSATIVSTFLGTCAAFALHLYKSKLQNFHYGLIYTPLLIPDILTGISLLLFFVTVNVKLGLFTVFIAHTTFCMSYVTMVMLSKLQNFDFTLIEAAQDLGANTWTLIKKILLPLLAPGLMTGALLAFILSIDDFVITFFVAGQGVLTLPVYVYNMIKFGSTPIVNALSVLILGVTFVFIFFTQRLSKED, via the coding sequence ATGAAAAAAAGTCCATTAAGTTTTTGGATCACAGTTTTTGTTCTCATTTTTTTATACGTTCCCATTCTCGTCTTAATCATTAATTCTTTTAATGATTCACGATTTGGTGGACAATGGGTTGGTTTTACTTATAAATGGTATGATCGGCTTTGGAATGAGCATAAAATGTGGTATGCTTTGCGTAATTCTTTAATCGTAGGTGTGTCTGCGACAATTGTGTCGACTTTTTTAGGAACGTGTGCAGCTTTTGCTTTACACCTTTATAAATCCAAATTACAAAATTTTCATTACGGACTCATTTATACCCCGCTACTTATTCCTGATATTCTAACAGGAATTAGTCTTCTTCTATTTTTTGTCACTGTAAATGTAAAATTGGGCCTTTTTACGGTCTTTATTGCACACACCACATTTTGCATGAGTTATGTTACAATGGTTATGCTTTCAAAACTGCAGAATTTTGATTTTACTTTGATAGAAGCCGCACAAGATTTAGGAGCAAATACCTGGACCTTAATCAAAAAGATTTTACTTCCTTTATTAGCACCAGGATTAATGACTGGAGCTCTTTTAGCTTTTATTCTTTCTATTGACGATTTTGTCATTACTTTTTTTGTTGCGGGGCAAGGGGTTTTGACGTTGCCTGTTTATGTTTACAATATGATTAAGTTTGGATCGACACCTATAGTGAATGCGCTTTCTGTTCTGATTTTGGGCGTGACATTTGTATTTATATTTTTTACACAACGTTTATCTAAAGAGGATTGA
- a CDS encoding polyamine ABC transporter substrate-binding protein has product MKKYFLLLLSLFASLSIFTACQNTLVPELHIMIWSDYIKPEIIEKFQESHHCRVIIDTFDSNESMYAKVKLGAGGYDIIFPSNYFMQIMNQQNMLEPLNKELIPNLKNLDPAYTNKVDRSLLNLGVPYMVSSAGIVYRQDKVENLEVSWGVFGKSNYKGRMTMLNDVRETLGAALKFLGYSANTTQLQQIDQAAQVLIDWKTNLAKFESEQYKAGISSAEYLIVNGYNGDALQVMKENKNVNFFYPKEGISFSMDFMVIPKEAIQKELAHAFINFLLDGKVAAENIEHSLFLSPNLAAYEYLSSELKNNTVLFMPKEVLDKAELIKYLGEKGILYNKAWDKVKAS; this is encoded by the coding sequence ATGAAAAAATACTTTCTCTTATTACTTTCCCTGTTCGCTAGCCTTAGTATTTTTACGGCATGCCAAAATACGCTTGTTCCAGAGCTGCACATCATGATTTGGAGTGATTACATCAAACCTGAAATCATAGAAAAATTTCAGGAAAGTCACCATTGTCGTGTTATTATTGATACCTTTGATTCTAATGAATCGATGTATGCTAAGGTAAAGTTAGGAGCCGGTGGTTATGATATCATTTTTCCAAGCAACTATTTCATGCAAATCATGAATCAACAAAATATGCTCGAGCCTTTAAATAAAGAATTAATTCCCAATCTTAAAAATTTAGATCCTGCGTATACTAACAAAGTCGATCGCTCATTGCTCAATTTAGGTGTTCCTTATATGGTTTCCAGTGCTGGAATCGTTTATCGTCAAGATAAAGTTGAAAATTTAGAAGTTTCTTGGGGGGTATTTGGCAAATCGAATTATAAAGGTCGCATGACGATGCTTAACGACGTGCGGGAGACTTTAGGCGCTGCCTTGAAATTTTTAGGCTATAGTGCCAATACAACTCAATTGCAACAAATCGATCAAGCAGCGCAAGTGCTCATCGATTGGAAAACTAATTTAGCCAAATTTGAAAGCGAACAATATAAAGCGGGGATTTCTAGTGCTGAGTATCTCATTGTCAATGGTTATAATGGGGATGCATTGCAAGTTATGAAAGAAAACAAAAATGTGAATTTTTTCTATCCAAAAGAAGGCATTAGTTTTTCTATGGATTTTATGGTGATTCCTAAAGAAGCTATTCAAAAAGAATTGGCTCATGCATTTATTAATTTCCTTTTAGATGGTAAAGTAGCTGCTGAAAACATCGAGCATTCTCTCTTTTTAAGTCCAAATCTAGCTGCTTATGAGTATTTATCCAGTGAATTAAAAAATAATACTGTTCTATTTATGCCGAAAGAGGTTTTAGATAAAGCTGAGTTGATTAAATATCTGGGTGAAAAGGGTATTCTTTACAACAAAGCTTGGGATAAAGTAAAGGCGAGTTAA
- the mgtE gene encoding magnesium transporter, protein MQDLMNELIRSGNTKRLRKALKALTGYEIAEFLNNQPQKFQLRMFKELPENLTFECFDYLSQETQNFLLHALPSYQAAKLLKSFAPDDRTAFLEVLPKETVDEFVKLLPISERLLTLKLLGYPEKSIGRLMTTDYLAVLPHWTIEKVLDHIKEYGHDSETIDYIYVIDYKGRLIDDIKLRDLLFISRNKRVESILNGNVIALSVKEDEERAINVFRMHDRSALPVIDNEGVLLGIVTIDDILRLSDEEATEDIQKIGGMEALDKPYMQAPFLELIKKRAGWLVILFLGEMMTATALGYFEKEIAQAVVLALFLPLVISSGGNAGSQAATLIIRAMALEEVKLKDWWKIVKRECASGVVLGLILGLIGFLRVIIWSQFSNIYGDHWFLIALTIYFSLIGVILWGTFSGAVLPLVLRYFRFDPATSSAPFIATMVDVVGLIIYFMVAIFLLKGTLL, encoded by the coding sequence ATGCAAGACTTGATGAATGAATTGATTCGCTCAGGAAATACAAAACGTCTCAGAAAGGCTTTAAAAGCCTTAACAGGGTATGAAATTGCCGAATTTTTGAATAATCAGCCTCAAAAATTTCAATTACGTATGTTCAAAGAGCTTCCTGAAAATTTAACATTCGAATGTTTTGATTATCTTTCTCAGGAAACACAGAACTTTCTTTTACATGCATTGCCTTCCTATCAAGCAGCCAAGCTTCTCAAATCTTTTGCACCTGATGACCGAACAGCTTTTCTAGAAGTTTTACCTAAAGAAACAGTAGATGAATTTGTCAAATTATTGCCTATTAGCGAGCGCTTGCTCACTTTAAAATTGTTAGGTTATCCAGAAAAGAGTATTGGGCGCTTAATGACAACGGATTATTTAGCTGTTTTACCGCATTGGACAATTGAAAAAGTTTTAGATCATATTAAAGAATATGGGCATGACAGTGAAACAATCGATTATATTTATGTGATTGATTACAAAGGTAGATTAATTGATGACATTAAGTTAAGAGATCTTCTTTTTATATCGCGGAATAAGCGAGTGGAAAGTATTTTAAATGGAAATGTGATTGCTCTTTCAGTTAAAGAAGATGAAGAAAGAGCTATTAATGTGTTCCGTATGCATGATCGCTCAGCTTTACCTGTCATTGACAATGAAGGAGTCTTATTAGGAATTGTGACAATTGATGACATTCTTCGTTTATCAGATGAAGAGGCAACCGAAGATATTCAAAAAATTGGGGGAATGGAAGCCTTAGACAAACCTTATATGCAAGCACCTTTTCTAGAATTAATTAAAAAAAGAGCTGGCTGGTTGGTCATTCTATTTTTAGGTGAAATGATGACTGCAACAGCGCTGGGGTATTTCGAGAAAGAAATTGCTCAAGCAGTTGTTTTAGCTTTATTTTTACCTTTAGTGATTTCCAGCGGAGGAAATGCCGGTTCGCAAGCTGCGACATTAATTATTCGTGCGATGGCACTTGAAGAAGTTAAACTTAAAGATTGGTGGAAAATAGTTAAGCGAGAATGTGCTTCAGGAGTTGTTTTGGGGTTAATTCTAGGGTTAATTGGATTTTTAAGAGTCATTATTTGGAGTCAGTTTTCAAATATCTATGGAGATCATTGGTTTTTAATTGCTCTTACTATTTACTTTTCTTTAATCGGAGTGATCTTATGGGGAACTTTTTCTGGAGCTGTGCTTCCTTTAGTCTTGCGCTATTTTCGTTTTGATCCAGCCACCTCTTCAGCTCCTTTTATTGCAACAATGGTCGATGTTGTGGGGCTAATCATTTATTTTATGGTTGCTATCTTTCTGTTGAAAGGAACGCTTTTATAG
- a CDS encoding L-serine ammonia-lyase, whose product MAVSVFNLFSIGIGPSSSHTVGPMRAARQFVVNLQLNDMLVDVHRIKMELYGSLALTGKGHSTDIAVLLGVEGNAPEGIDPRDVEPRIKWIRENCKISLLNSRLIEFQEEVDLIFHSDKQLPFHPNGMRFTAFNTCHREISQEVFYSVGGGFIVDHHAAMKDETICQNDHHLPYPFKTADELLLLCKKHNFSIAELMWENEKSWRTEEEIEIGLLNIWNVMQTCVKHGCEKEGVLPGGLNVKRRAASIYRYLQEQELKPLEKRDRAEVIDWVSLWALAVNEENAAGGRVVTAPTNGAAGVIPAVLHYYEKFIKNSNSKGIITFLLVAGAIGILYKEGASISAAEMGCMGEVGVACSMAAAGLAAALGASNEQIENAAEIGMEHNLGLTCDPIKGLVQIPCIERNTMGATKAINAERLARLHGDGTHRVTLDQVIATMKQTGHDMMSIYKETSQGGLAVNVPEC is encoded by the coding sequence ATGGCTGTCAGTGTGTTTAATTTATTTTCGATTGGTATTGGCCCTTCGAGTTCGCACACAGTTGGACCCATGCGCGCAGCGCGACAGTTTGTGGTCAATTTACAGTTAAACGATATGTTAGTGGATGTCCACAGAATAAAAATGGAGCTTTATGGCTCATTGGCTTTAACAGGAAAAGGACACTCCACAGATATTGCTGTTTTGCTTGGCGTAGAAGGAAATGCTCCGGAAGGAATCGACCCAAGAGATGTAGAGCCACGCATTAAATGGATTCGGGAAAATTGCAAAATCTCTTTACTTAATTCTCGATTGATTGAGTTTCAAGAAGAAGTTGATTTAATTTTCCATTCTGATAAACAGCTTCCTTTTCATCCCAATGGAATGCGATTTACAGCCTTTAATACCTGCCATCGAGAAATATCTCAAGAAGTTTTTTATTCAGTAGGCGGTGGCTTTATTGTCGATCATCATGCAGCCATGAAAGATGAAACAATTTGTCAAAATGATCATCATTTACCTTATCCTTTTAAAACGGCGGATGAATTATTACTTCTTTGTAAAAAACATAATTTTTCAATTGCTGAATTGATGTGGGAAAACGAAAAATCTTGGCGTACAGAAGAAGAAATTGAAATAGGACTTCTCAATATTTGGAATGTCATGCAGACTTGTGTAAAGCATGGCTGCGAAAAAGAAGGGGTATTACCTGGGGGCCTAAATGTTAAAAGACGCGCAGCAAGTATCTATCGATATTTACAAGAACAAGAATTAAAACCTTTAGAAAAGCGAGATCGTGCTGAAGTTATAGATTGGGTCAGTCTGTGGGCATTGGCTGTCAATGAAGAAAATGCAGCAGGAGGGCGTGTTGTCACAGCTCCAACGAACGGAGCAGCCGGAGTCATTCCCGCTGTGCTTCATTACTATGAAAAATTTATAAAAAATTCAAATTCTAAAGGAATTATCACTTTTTTATTAGTTGCTGGAGCAATTGGAATTTTATACAAAGAAGGAGCTTCGATTTCAGCGGCAGAAATGGGGTGTATGGGAGAAGTTGGGGTTGCGTGTTCAATGGCAGCAGCTGGCCTTGCAGCCGCTCTTGGTGCAAGCAATGAACAAATTGAAAATGCAGCAGAAATCGGAATGGAACATAATTTGGGATTAACCTGTGATCCCATTAAAGGTTTAGTGCAAATTCCTTGTATTGAAAGAAATACAATGGGGGCTACTAAAGCGATTAATGCAGAAAGATTAGCTAGACTACATGGAGATGGTACGCACCGAGTAACTTTAGATCAAGTAATCGCCACAATGAAACAAACTGGCCATGATATGATGTCTATTTATAAAGAAACATCTCAAGGTGGGCTGGCTGTTAATGTACCAGAATGTTAG